The window CAAGTTAATAGTACCTCTAGTTTCTAGGTACTAGATACAGTGCCTGCATACAGCAATGCTCCTTACTTCGTACTGTGCTTACTAGACCAGAGTGTTCTGTATGAAGATTACATTACCAGaaccgcagcagcagcagcagcagcgctTTGAGTGACctataagtacctactagtatctAGCACCTAGTACGTTCATGGTCCCGTTCAAtactaaggtactaggtgTTCGCAAGGCGTGCAGGACGTGTAcaaagtgctgtacttatgtactgTCATGCTGGCGCATCCCTCGGTATCCGACTTCAAACAGCGCGTAGAGCTGATACGACCCCGTCCACCTGCAACGAAAAGAAATACAGAATCTGAATCCAGCTTCTTCAGGGAGAGACGGAGCCTGTGCTTTCATCTCTGAGCCATGTTGAAGTCAGATGCTTGTGcagatacaagtacatgtgctagggcatacagtacttggtaggagcaagtacagtgcaaggCTGCAAGGGATCTTTCGACTTTGTTGTGTCGGAGTTGGAGGTATTGTCGTTTTACCATTCATATTTGTACCCATGTATCAGGCTATTCGCAGCATGTGCCCGCGTCGCATGAGCACCGAGAAGATCGAGGACATACCCTGGCAGTACAAGTGAGGATCGTCTGCCCCTGGAGTTGGTTGCGGGGGACGGAAACGTCCCGCTGTCCAGAAATAGGATGTCTCCGAACGGAGGCACCCGCAGTAAGAAAGTGCCAGGAATATTCATCAACAGTGCTCCTACTGTACACGAGCTggcagtacctacctagtacattagtagtaccgactacggagtacagatgTTCGTAATGAATTGGGTACCTCAGGTGTGCTtgaactgtactgtacacctgcaagttcgagtacttactagtactttTCGCCAGCGGGGGTGCAGGCCAGTAttatagtacatgtacagcagcACTCTATCGCAATGGTGGGCACGAGTGTATTGACCAACACCAGAGTATACCTCCCTCTCCCCGCGTCTGCCTTCTGAATCTTCAATCCAGACTTGCGCCCAAGTCAGGAACCAATACCCGTACGCCTACGGGgtgtatgtacatgcatcgTAGGATGGGCACGAGCCAAGGGACGAGGCCTGTCGTAACCATGCCATGGTACTGGAACAAAGCCAGTCCCGAGCCTAGCAGCCTGAACAGGGGTCGGCAGGGGTCGTGCATGGAGCAATAGGCTGCGTCGTCCGGTGTCATCCGCGCCGGGGCTGAGCGCACGTTCCACCTCGAGATGCTACCTCCGCAGCCAGTACGGTAATTACGGTGCAAAAGTATTCGGGAAATGATGGAGAACCACTTCATCCTTCTCGCACCGCTGCCTCGGTAGGTCCAGCTGTTCGCTGGGCACGCACCGCAAAgttgcgtcgtcggcaaacGCGCCCACAACCtactccccctccccccctcccgctTGATCGCCGTCCTGCCTCCATGGTGCTCCAGCTCATGAGCCCCCGAGGCAGACGCCTCGTCGGTGGCTTGATGGCCAGCGGCCTcatcctcttcttcgtcgccgccgttcccAGGTTGATGGCCTTGTCCCTCATCTTCGGCCCGCACGCTGGCGTTGCCATGACCCAGAAgcaagtcgtcgacgaccatcAGGCGACGTTGAGCCTGCCCGTCGCTCGCCCGAGGCCGGTGCCCCGAATCATTCACCAAATCGCTCACGATTGGATCTCCCCCGCCAACGAgacggtgccgatgccgcttGCGTGGGTAAAGGCTCGTCGGAACTGCGTCGCCTTGCACCCGACCTGGGAGCACAAGGTAACTACGCCCGTTCCCGCCAGCTGGCCGTGACCGTCGCACCGGACCGTCTTGCTGATCGAGCGGCATTCCAAGCTGTGGGACGAAGCTGTGTCGCGCCAATTTATCCGCTACGAGTATCCTTGGTTTCTGCAGGCCTACGACGACTTGCCGAGCCCGTCGAAACGGTCCGAGGTCTTGCGATACTTTTTGCTCCGACACTTTGGCGGCATCTACCTCCACCTCGATCATGTACGACGGACAGCTCCCTCCCGACTCCCGAGCACCCGCGTGGGACGTCTCTCTCTCCTCTTCTATCACTGATACCGTGCCAGGCCTGCCACGCCAACCTCGAGCCCCTGCTCTACTATCCCACCTGGGTCGTCGACACCGGCCGAGGCGCCTTGAGCAACGCCATCATGGCCTCCGAGCCCGAGCACCCGTTTTGGATCACCGTCACCGACTCCGTCACCGCCTGGGCCGGGAAACCCCTGCTGCCGTACGGAGCCAACTACTCGACCGGAGCCTGGTACGAGACGAAAATATGGGAGCTGTACCACGCCCGAGCGTCGAAAACGCAACCGCCGAAGCCCTCGCTGCACCgtatcgtcgtcgacgatgcccacTCGGAGCTATTCATACCCGGAAACAGCACCTGGGGCCACCCTCATCATACAGCCTTGGAGTGGGTCGGCAGTCATCCGTTCCAGACCATCTATTTCGCCCTCCTGGCCTTGGGctttctcgtcgtcgccgccctttCCCTGGGACACTGGGCAGTCCAGCACGAGAGGCAGCAAAAGGGCTATGGTCTTCTCGTCTGACACGCCGTCGGAACCTCTGCCCGGTCCATACCGAGAGCCCTGGGGGATGGAtgaggcggaggaggggtGGCATGTGAACTGGGTGTGGCAGTCGACTCTCTGCATCGGGGCTCTGCACAGCGTCCGGTGTGCGGCGTTGGCGGATCGAGTCGAGTCGTTGCAGCATGGCGTTTGGGTTGCTAGGTATTCTTGAGAAATGGCCGCGATTGAATGGGAAGCGAGCGAGGCAGAGCACAATTTGTGTGAATAAAAATGGCCATGTGGAGGCAAAGACCAGATAAGAAAGCTCATGTCCAAATCTCCAGGTCCCTGCTGTTGATATATTAGTAGTAGCGTGCAGCTGTGAGTGAATGGAGGCCTCCGTTACTCCTAGGCAGCTAGTGCTTTTCCCCCTCTGTCGCCGacgtaattacttgcatggCGGCAAGCCCGAGTCCTCCTTCTCGACTCTTCACCGCCCTTCAATTTGCCCAAATCTCTCAACCGCCGAGCAGATCGTCCACCTGGATCGTATAGTAATGGGCAATGGCTGCATCCTCCCTCTGCCAAACGACGTCCGCGGCGCCACCTCGTCTGGACACACGTCCCGACTGGAgcaacgtcgacgtcatcCACCGCAACACCCTCGAACCCCGCAGCTATTTCTTCCTCTACGGTAGCGAAGAAGATGCCCTCTCGCACGACGTGACCAAGGCAAAGGCACAATGCCTCTCGGGAACGTGGAAGTTTCACATTTCAAAGTCGCCGCTCGAGGGCCCTGCCGATTTCTTTCAACCCGCTTTCGAGCCAGACGGCTTCCGCGACATCGCTGTCCCGGGCATGTGGCAGCTCCAGGGATACGGCAAAGGGCCTCAATACACCAACATCATGTACCCCTGGCCCGTGGACCCGCCCAACGTCTCCTACCAGGATAACGAGTGTGGCCGTTACCTGACGTCGTTTGCTCTCGACCCGTCCTTCGAGGGCCACCAGCTCCGCTTGCGCTTCGAAGGCGTCGACTCCTCCTTCACCGTCTGGCTCAACGGCAAACCCGTCGGCTACTCGCAAGGATCGCGGAACCCGAGCGAGTTCGACGTCACCCATCTCGCCCTGGTCGGCGGCACCAatgtccttgccgtcgaggtctACCAGCGATGCGACGGAAGCTACCTCGAGGATCAGGACCAGTGGTGGTTCAGCGGCATCTTTCGCGACGTCCATCTCCATGCCTTTCCCAAAGTTCACATCAAGGACCTTCACGTCATCACAGCTTTTGACCAAGACTATCGAGATGCCGTCCTGAGAGTGAGCGTCGAGCTAAACGCACCTGCGTCCGTCGAGGTCAAGCttctcgatgccggccgtaGGGAGGTGGTCAAGGCGACCAAGGACGTGAATCGCTCCGGCAAGTTCGAGTTGCGCGTCAACGGAGTGTCGAAatggacggccgagacgcccAACCTGTACATGCTTCTGCTCAACCTCCCCGGCCCCGACGGCTGCACCTTGCTGCAGCGAGTCGGTTTCCGAACGATAGAGCTCAACGATGGTGTCTTCTGCGTCAACGGCAACCCGGTCAAGCTTCGAGGCGTAAACAGGCACGAGCACAACCCCGACCATGGCAGGGCGGTGCCGTACGAGTTCATGAGGCGCGACCTCGTCATCATGAAGCAGTGCAACATCAACGCCATCCGCACATGCCACCAGATAAACGACCCGCGACTGTAcgatgtcgccgacgaaCTCGGCCTCTGGatcctggacgaggccgacctgGAATGCCATGGCTttgccggcatcggcgccgacgccgcgtcCTTCACTTCCGACAACCCGCTGTGGCGAGAGCAGTACGTCGACCGAGCGCGCCAGATGGTCGCCCGCGACAAGAACCACGCCTGCGTCATCATCTGGTCCCTCGGCAACGAGTCCTTCTACGGCCGCAACCATCAAGCCATGTACGACTGCATCAAGGAGATGGACGACACCCGCCTCGTCCACTACGAAGGCGACTGGCAGGCCAAGACGGTCGACATCTTCAGTCGAATGTACCCCGAAATCGACAGCATAGAGAAGTTTGCCCGAGAGCGCTCTTGGGAGAAGCCGCTGGTGCTCTGCGAGTTTCTGCACTCCATGGGCAACTCGGTCGGCAACGCCAAGGAGTACCTCGAGGTACTCTACAAGTACCCGCGCCTCATGGGTGGTTTCGTATGGGAGTGGGCAAACCATGTAGGTCATGTCATGGGACGAAAATGGCTCGACTGACAAAGGCAGGGCTTGAGGACCAGGAACAAGCATGGGGTCGAGTACATGGCTTACGGAGGTGATTTTGGGGACGAACCGAACGACTACAACTTCATCTTGGACGGCTTGCTCTCGTCCGAGCACAACCAGACCTCGTCCCTGGCCGGATACGCCAAGGCCGTGGAGCCCGTGGAAACGCTGTGTCGGGACCAAGACTGCGTCACCATCATGAACCGCTACGACTTCCTCCATTTGGACCATTTGATCGGCTCGTGGGAGGTGGTTGCGGATTCCAAGGAACCGCTGGCCCacggcgtcatcgtcattCCCGCGGGCGAGTCCCTGCCTCCGTCGATGATGAGCTTTCTTGGCACTAACTTGGCGCAGGCATCAAGCCTCACACGGCGGCAAACGTCACGCTGGTGGGATTTCGTGACGACATGTTCCGAGGCGTCCAAGTGGAATCCCACCTTCAACTGGAATTCAGGCTCAAGTGTCCGGAACTGTGGGCAGACGCGGGCCACCTCGTTGCCACCGGCGAGCTGCCCGTCTCCCAGCAGCCTTCCATCACCCGACTCCTCGCGGTCGATCGGCCAGCGACCGGTCCGTCGATCGAGCAGCTGGCGGGCCAGTGTCGCATAGTTTCTCCCTCGGGGCAGTCGACCTGGCGCATCAGCACTGTTACGGGCATGCTGGAGAGCTGGCGGAGGGCCGATCGTGCCCATGTCGACATGCTTTCGGAGGCCGTCCGGCTCGACTTTTACCGCGCCCTGAATGACAATGACCGCGGCGGACACGGCAGGCAGTGGCGGGAGCGCCGCCTCCATCAGACGACCAGCCAGGTGCGCGACATCCGCTGgcacgtggccgacgacggcgccgtcgtccaagTCACGGAACGGATCGCGCCGCTGGTTCTGGCCTGGGGCGTCGACTGCCGCTGGACGTACAGGTTCGTGGGTGACGCCCTGCACATTCGTGTCCAGGGCAAGCCTGGTGGCCCGCTCCTGCCGGAGACTTTTGCCCGCATCGGGCTCACGTTCGGCCTCGCTAGCGCCGACCGGGCCTCGTGGTGGGGCCGGGGCCCCGGCGAGTCGTACCGCGACAGGAAATTTTCACAGCTCTTTGGCAACTGGACCgcgcccgtcgacgagctctgGGTCGACTACGATTTCCCCCAGGACAATGGCAACCGGACCGACGTGCGTCGGGTGGAGtttgtcgacgccggcggccggcgggTGCTCCGAGCGCGGTTCGGGGACCTCGACGGGGCGAGCTTCTCGGCGATGCGGTACGCGACGCctgacgtcgacgagtcCAGCCATCCGCACGAGCTGCACGAGAGGGCCCGAAATGACACGGTCCTGAAGCTGGACTGGGCACACCATGGACTGGGGACGGGTTCGTGCGGGCCGTGGACGCTGCCAGAGTACCAGCTCCGGGCGAACCAAGAGTTTGACTTTGAGCTGCTTCTGGACTAATTTGGTCTTCGAGCCCACCGGGCTGGAGACGCTCGACGGATGCTGCGAGGAGTTGCCGCGTAACCACCAAGAACAAGCGGTCAAGCAAAGCCGTCCGTATCTGACCGTTGTTTGCTGCATTCATGGCGCGGGGCATGCAGGGGTCCTCCGAGACCGCTCTGCTGGGCGGCGCAGGTACCACGAGCCTGAGCCATTCAACTGGGTTCCTCGCGATCGGCAACCTACATGGGTGTGCCAGTAGGTCGGACGAGTATTCACACACCTGCATACCTACCAGCATATCTGCTTTGACGTTTCTGCATCGGGACACGGATTTTGCCTCTTTGCTTCATATTTGTCGCCAGTCCGAATAGCCACCTCAACGGCcatgatggtgacgatggggCCAAACGGTGAACGTTCAGGCCTCGATGAATCGCAGTTTGCAGCCTCGGCATctcggtgccgccgatgcgCGAAGATTGACGTCTCCATGGCCGGACGGTCGTCTTTTGACGACAGACCCGGAACGTGCAGGCTGATGTATGACCGCCGTGAGTTTCTCCCAAGTTGAAAACTGGTGCAGTGCatgagcgagcgagcgaggggCGGTCGAGCCAAAGATTTGTCAATGCCTCGAACCACCCTGGACGacccgtcgagggcgagcgacAGCACCGAGTCAGCGTCGTCGGTTCCGAGAGTCGTGGGTGGTGTCTTCGACGTGCGGTCAGATGCCATCATGGGCCCGGCCTTCCCGTGTAGGGTAAGCATCCAATTGACCGCTGCCAGATCTCGGACACGAGCCGATGTACCGAAACCTACACTCACAGGCACGGAGATCAATTTCAGGTGAAATTATACCGAAACACACAAGCCGCCCTTGGGAGTTTATTGTGCATCCAATCCGAAGCAGCTATAAAGGTACAAACGGGCGTTCCCCAGCGAGTGTGGGCCTGCTCGGTGCCCCTCCGCGGGAGCTGCCATTCTTGGGCGTTAGCGGCCCACCAGCGCTGAAGTCGTCATCGAAGCACCGCTGGAGGCAGTGCTGACGCCATCGCGGCGGAAAACGGACTCCTGGCTTCATCTCAACCTTCCTTCACCCACAACGCATTTCTTCCCCTGCGCTGCAACCGACCGACGCCCGCCCCCCTCGCCCGACCATCGCTTGCAATGCACCGGTGCAGACGCCTTCCTCTGTTCCATCTCCGCTGACGAGCCGTGAGCAGCcacgatggcggccgcctcgggccAGCAGCCAGACCTCagctcgtccgtcgccgggCATCTCGACGCCTCCGACGGGCAGCAGCCCCCCCCCGAACTCGTCCACAGCCTGCAGCACGGAAGCGCcgtccttgccctcgccgtcagTCCTCGGCACGACTCCATCTTTGCCGGCACTCAGGACGGCGAGATCGTGGTCTGGTCCCTCGCCACCTTCCACCAGGTGCACCATGTGCAGGCCCACAAGCGCAGCGTCCTCTCCTTGTTCCTATCGCCCGACGCCTCGCTTCTCTTCTCGAGCGCCGGTGACCCCGTCGTCAGCGTTTGGTGCCCCAAGACTCTGCGTCGCCTCTTCGAGATCTACGGCGTTCACGATGTCGGCGACATCTTCTGCACCGCCTACAGCCCCCAGCACGACACGCTCTACATCGGCGCCCAGAATACGACGATCCAGTGGGTCGGCCTGagcagcgccggcgcccgGGTCGCGCCCGGGTCTCAGAGCCACCCCGATCGCAGGAACCACCGCTTCTTCGACTCCAAGGCTGTCGGgggcacgagcacgccgcGACGGAGCGACGACCGCTGGAGCCTGATCCCCAAGGCCCAGGCCGTCCTCGAGATTGACGGCGGCTCGATCCGGCCGTTTGCCCACAACGGCTACGTCTACTGCATGCTCATGGCCAGGGGGCCcaccgtcgaggtcgacgccgaggacgacgtcttgatctccggcggcggcgacggcaccatcaAGCTCTggagcctcggcggcgcgtcgtcgaggagcggcGGGGCCGACGAGATAGGCGCCGAGCACgcgggcggcatcggcgagctGATGACGCTCGGAACCGACGACGCAGACTCCGTCCTgtcgctcgccctcgacggctcctTCCTCTACgccggca of the Drechmeria coniospora strain ARSEF 6962 chromosome 01, whole genome shotgun sequence genome contains:
- a CDS encoding beta-galactosidase — protein: MAASSLCQTTSAAPPRLDTRPDWSNVDVIHRNTLEPRSYFFLYGSEEDALSHDVTKAKAQCLSGTWKFHISKSPLEGPADFFQPAFEPDGFRDIAVPGMWQLQGYGKGPQYTNIMYPWPVDPPNVSYQDNECGRYLTSFALDPSFEGHQLRLRFEGVDSSFTVWLNGKPVGYSQGSRNPSEFDVTHLALVGGTNVLAVEVYQRCDGSYLEDQDQWWFSGIFRDVHLHAFPKVHIKDLHVITAFDQDYRDAVLRVSVELNAPASVEVKLLDAGRREVVKATKDVNRSGKFELRVNGVSKWTAETPNLYMLLLNLPGPDGCTLLQRVGFRTIELNDGVFCVNGNPVKLRGVNRHEHNPDHGRAVPYEFMRRDLVIMKQCNINAIRTCHQINDPRLYDVADELGLWILDEADLECHGFAGIGADAASFTSDNPLWREQYVDRARQMVARDKNHACVIIWSLGNESFYGRNHQAMYDCIKEMDDTRLVHYEGDWQAKTVDIFSRMYPEIDSIEKFARERSWEKPLVLCEFLHSMGNSVGNAKEYLEVLYKYPRLMGGFVWEWANHGLRTRNKHGVEYMAYGGDFGDEPNDYNFILDGLLSSEHNQTSSLAGYAKAVEPVETLCRDQDCVTIMNRYDFLHLDHLIGSWEVVADSKEPLAHGVIPHTAANVTLVGFRDDMFRGVQVESHLQLEFRLKCPELWADAGHLVATGELPVSQQPSITRLLAVDRPATGPSIEQLAGQCRIVSPSGQSTWRISTVTGMLESWRRADRAHVDMLSEAVRLDFYRALNDNDRGGHGRQWRERRLHQTTSQVRDIRWHVADDGAVVQVTERIAPLVLAWGVDCRWTYRFVGDALHIRVQGKPGGPLLPETFARIGLTFGLASADRASWWGRGPGESYRDRKFSQLFGNWTAPVDELWVDYDFPQDNGNRTDVRRVEFVDAGGRRVLRARFGDLDGASFSAMRYATPDVDESSHPHELHERARNDTVLKLDWAHHGLGTGSCGPWTLPEYQLRANQEFDFELLLD